From one Sphaeramia orbicularis chromosome 9, fSphaOr1.1, whole genome shotgun sequence genomic stretch:
- the dgcr6 gene encoding protein DGCR6: MDPYPGVTDGDSTKQQERHYYLLSELQTLVKDLPSSFQQRLSYNTLSDLAQALIDGTVYEIVQGLLDIQHLTEKNLYNQRQKLHCEHQALKQDLVRKHKDALQTCKSHNLALFKSNHQAELEALEIRVREEQRMMDKKIVAEMDQKVIDQQNTLEKAGVPGFYITTNPQELTMQMNLLELILKLQQKESQSGVL; the protein is encoded by the exons ATGGACCCTTATCCCGGAGTCACTGACGGTGATTCTACTAAACAACAGGAGAGACACTATTACCTGTTATCAGAACTGCAAACACTAGTAAAAGACTTACCCAG CTCCTTCCAACAGAGACTGTCTTACAACACCCTCAGTGACCTGGCCCAGGCCCTCATAGACGGAACCGTCTATGAAATAGTACAGGGGCTCTTGGACATTCAGCATCTGACCGAGAAAAACCTGTACAATCAGAGGCAAAAGCTCCACTGTGAACACCAAG ccCTTAAACAAGATCTTGTAAGGAAGCACAAAGATGCTCTGCAGACATGCAAATCTCACAACCTGGCACTTTTCAAGTCAAATCATCAAGCCGAGTTAGAG GCTCTGGAAATTCGTGTGCGAGAGGAGCAAAGGATGATGGATAAGAAGATTGTGGCTGAAATGGATCAAAAAGTAATAGACCAACAAAACACCTTGGAGAAAGCTGGGGTCCCTGGGTTTTACATCACCACTAATCCACAG GAGCTGACAATGCAGATGAACCTTCTTGAACTGATTCTCAAGCTGCAACAGAAGGAATCTCAATCTGGAGTCCTTTGA